One Ananas comosus cultivar F153 linkage group 23, ASM154086v1, whole genome shotgun sequence genomic window carries:
- the LOC109728393 gene encoding glucan endo-1,3-beta-glucosidase-like: MFASPHSSLIALLVPAMTNVHTVLTRLSLDGAMKVSSPIALTALRASYPPSAAVFPNDLAERVMRTMLDLLRHTGSYLMVNAYTFFAYSADAALISLDYAAIRLDTGLIIAHQVFDLRPQRAALL; this comes from the coding sequence ATGTTCGCGAGCCCGCACAGCAGCCTCATCGCGCTCCTCGTCCCGGCCATGACCAACGTCCACACCGTGCTCACGCGCCTCAGCCTTGACGGTGCCATGAAGGTCTCCTCCCCCATCGCCCTCACCGCGCTTCGCGCCTCATACCCGCCCTCCGCGGCCGTGTTCCCGAACGACCTCGCGGAGCGCGTAATGCGCACGATGCTCGACCTCCTCCGTCACACCGGCTCCTACCTCATGGTCAACGCCTACACCTTCTTCGCCTACTCCGCTGACGCCGCGCTCATCTCCCTCGACTACGCCGCCATTCGGCTCGACACCGGCCTCATCATCGCTCACCAGGTGTTCGATCTACGTCCGCAACGAGCAGCACTTCTTTAA